The Tamandua tetradactyla isolate mTamTet1 chromosome 5, mTamTet1.pri, whole genome shotgun sequence genome window below encodes:
- the LOC143682629 gene encoding bcl-2-like protein 13 codes for MASFTAVPVGFHYETKYVVLSYLGLLSQEKLQEQHLSSPQGVQLDVASLSVDQEVLLKVKTEIEEELKSLDKDISEGFASTGFDRHTSPVFSPANPESSIEDCLAHRGERVSQELKEPLHKALQMLLSQPVTYQSYRKCTQETAVHASGWNKILVPLVLLQQMLLELTRRGQEPLSTLLQFGMTYLEDYAAEYIIQQGGWGTVFNLELEEEEYPAIIAEDSNDIYILPSDNSAQVSPPESPTVTTSWQSESLPVSLSASQSWHTESLPVSFGPESWQQIAMDPEEVKSLDSNGAGEKSENNSSNSDIVYVEKEEIPEGMEEAAVPSAVMLTSELSEALSETPASLLPPITATSLLDTSEPDTETVAVEKASPATSLFVELDEEGMRTAKSEPVELEEVVVSAKLLLSEEEISIRKESLREEPSSAGEEKALPLSEGKSVLLLGGAAVVPILAVAVGVALALRKK; via the exons ATGGCGTCCTTTACTGCTGTGCCTGTAGGATTTCACTATGAGACAAAGTATGTTGTCCTCAGCTACTTGGGACTCCTCTCTCAGGAGAAGCTGCAAGAGCAACATTTGTCCTCACCTcaag GGGTTCAACTAGATGTAGCTTCACTATCTGTGGATCAAGAAGTTCTATTAAAAGTTAAAACTGAAAttgaagaagagctaaaatcCCTGGACAAAGACATTTCTGAAGGCTTTGCCAGCACAGGCTTTGACCGTCATACCTCTCCAGTGTTCAGCCCTGCTAACCCAGAAAGCTCAATAGAAGACTGCTTGGCCCATCGTGGAGAAAGAGTATCACAGGAACTGAAAGAGCCTCTGCATAAAGCATTACAAATGCTCCTCAGCCAGCCGGTGACATATCAGTCATATCGGAAATGTACGCAGGAGACTGCAGTTCATGCCAGCGGCTGGAATA AGATTTTGGTGCCCTTGGTTTTGCTACAACAAATGCTTTTAGAATTGACAAGACGTGGTCAAGAACCCTTGAGCACACTACTGCAGTTTGGTATGACATATCTGGAAGACTATGCAGCGGAATACATCATTCAGCAAGGTGGCTGGGGCACTGTCTTTAACCTTGAATTGGAAGAGGAGGAATACCCTgcaatcattgcagaagacagtaaTGACATCTATATCCTACCCAGTGACAACTCTGCACAAGTCAGTCCCCCAGAGTCTCCAACTGTGACCACTTCTTGGCAGTCAGAGAGCTTACCTGTCTCACTGTCAGCCAGCCAAAGCTGGCACACAGAGAGCCTACCAGTGTCCTTTGGTCCTGAGTCCTGGCAGCAGATTGCAATGGATCCTGAAGAAGTCAAAAGCTTAGATAGCAATGGAGCTGGAGAGAAGAGTGAGAACAACTCTTCTAATTCTGACATTGTgtatgtggagaaagaagaaataccCGAGGGCATGGAAGAGGCTGCTGTGCCTTCTGCAGTCATGCTGACCAGTGAGTTGTCAGAGGCACTCTCTGAAACCCCAGCTTCCTTGCTTCCACCTATCACTGCCACTTCCTTGCTGGATACAAGTGAACCTGACACAGAAACAGTTGCAGTTGAGAAAGCCAGCCCTGCCACATCTTTGTTTGTAGAACTTGATGAAGAAGGGATGAGAACAGCAAAAAGTGAACCTGTTGAACTGGAAGAGGTGGTGGTCTCTGCAAAACTATTGCTGAGCGAAGAAGAGATAAGTATAAGGAAAGAGAGTCTTAGGGAAGAGCCCTCCAGTGCTGGAGAAGAGAAAGCTCTCCCCCTCTCTGAGGGCAAGTCAGTTCTGCTGCTTGGAGGGGCTGCTGTTGTTCCCATCCTAGCAGTGGCAGTGGGTGTGGCATTGGCTCTGAGAAAGAAATAG